The segment ATATCTCGCTTGTGTTTTAACTTTTGAATTATCGCCTCCAGATCTCGAGAGTCGATCATGCAAATCATCATGACTATCATAGCCCACTCAAATACTGGAATGCTCATAGTGTACTCAATACCCAGGTGCAAGGCCACGCCTCCGAGCAAAACCCAGTAGCGAAATTCCTTGATCCAAACCAAGGTGCCCATAGACAGCTCCACCAGCAATGTGGACCAAGTGAGGAATTTCACAAAGTACATGGAATTTAGCAAAGGCAGCTCATACCTGACAAAATCATCCAAACGAGTTGCCACATAAACAGCAGTTCCATCCATCCAACGCTCTCCCTTTAACTTGAAAAGAACCGTCGCAATGTAGATGGTGCAAAACTGCAATTGAATAAGCCGCAAAGCCCATGGGGCCTTCTCCAATGGAACCTCTGGAGCCAATCCTCTTAACCTTAAAATCCATCGATCCACCGAGAAGGCATCCGCGCAGGGAGTAAACAAAAGAAAAAACAGAAAAATACGCAAGACTGAATCCGCACTGTTAATAATAAACCCATTGCGGTGGTGGAACGAAACCAGCGTCACAAAAGCTATAAAGATAGATCGTTTCGTCCAAAACCCAAATGTAAGCGCAAGAACGGCAAGCAAATGAATCACCGCCAGGGCGAGGGTCGTATTTGCAGTGTTTGGCAAATAATCAAAAAGTGAAAAACGCAGTTGATTTCCATAGTTTTGCGCTGTTGCCAGGGAGATGATTCCATCGGGTCCATAGAGAGAGTCCAAATCACAATATATCATGGCCCAATTCAAAAGCAGCAAGCACCCCATACCGATACGCAAGAGGGCCACACTATAGACAGGTTGAGCTTTGAACAGAAATTCATCAAATAGATTAGCGAGAGTTTTTAGCTTCATGTCCTATTTTCTCCGTTGTTGATGCATAGACAAACACTGGTTCTGCTTCGAAAGAGGAACTCAGAGTGCCATGAGGTCTCAATGGCTCCTCTGGTGGAGGCGAAACTCTGTTGGTATATCTCTTAAAAATAATCCTGCTTAAAGTGCGATGGCGTCCTTTGTTCTCATTCAGCAATACTTGCCTTGAAACGAATTTCGAGACATCCAGCCAGACCTCTTCATTTTTATAGGGTAATAAAGACTCCTGAGCCAATAGACGATAGCGATCGCCAACAAAGATCTTTCGCATGCCGGAAAGAATCTTTTGTCTCGGTAAAGGCCAAACCTCACTGGTTCCATCGGTAAAGTAGACTTCAGCATCCACGTAGGCATTTGTATTCATCGGATTGGGGGCAAACATCGCCCATGGCTGATAAAGCATGGTGAGCGCCTCATAGCGCGCAATGAGCTTGATAAATTTAGCACCTACGACACTTCGATCGGGAAGTCCGTCGATTATCATGATACTTACGTTGAGCGCAAAAAATAAAACAATGGCCGTTTTCTTCAGGGAATTGGTGGCATCCATGTATTCATCCTACCCGTTGAGGAATTAATTGCCCTGATGCTTAACATGGTTTGAATAGGAAGTTTCTTTAACACTTTGAAACCAACATGAAACTTGAGTAAGGTCGATGGCCCAAAAATAAAAAACCACAATCCGAAGATTGTGGTTTTTAAAATCATTTATAATTTTCTTAAACGATTATTGAGCGTTAGCCATGATCCAGTCATAACCAGCATTTACTTTGCTGTAAACACCTGGGTAGCCCGCGCGAGCGCAACCACGACCCCAGCTTACAACACCGATCAAGTAAGTTTGACCGTCGTCAGCTTTAGCAACAAGAGGTCCACCGCTGTCACCTTGGCAAGAATCTTTTCCACCTTCAGTGTAACCAGCACAGATCATACGATCTGTAATTTTGTTTGGATAAGATTTGTTACAAGCAGCTTGAGATACCAATGGTACGTCAACTCTTTGAAGAAGATTTGGCAAAGAGTAAGAACCTTCTGTTGTTGTTCCCCAACCAGCAACCGTTGACATGATCGGAGCACCGCTGTCAGAGATAGCGATTTCAGTCGTGTTCAAAGCGATTGGTGTGAAAGAAGAATCTCTGCTTAGTTCGATCAATGCGAAATCATAATCAGTTGCAGATGCATTGTACTGAGGATGAGCGATAATACGCTTAGGAGCGATTTTTTCAGCGTTTGTTGTGTTTTTAAGATCGTGAAGACCAATAACAACATTCTTAACAGATCCGCCCTTTACACAGTGAGCAGCCGTCAATACCCAGTTCTTCTTGATCAAAGATCCACCGCAGAAGTGGCTAGATGATTGAAGTGAAACGATGTAAGGAAATTCATTGATAGCAGCCTCCGTGCCTCCAACGATTTTACCAACAACTTTATCGGCTTGAGCTGAAACGCTCGCAGCAACGATAAGACCCGCAACAAATAGATGGTTCAATACTTTCATTTTATTCCCCTCTGGTTTTGAATCCGTTCAAAACACCTATTTAGTCTTCAGTCTTTCAGACCAAGGTTCAAAGGAAAGTAAGAATAGTGCATCAACTCTGGTCCTAAAGACAGTTGATATTTTGTCAGCAAATTCATCTCTGTTAAGAGAAAGGGGTGGAC is part of the Bdellovibrio svalbardensis genome and harbors:
- a CDS encoding HTTM domain-containing protein — its product is MKLKTLANLFDEFLFKAQPVYSVALLRIGMGCLLLLNWAMIYCDLDSLYGPDGIISLATAQNYGNQLRFSLFDYLPNTANTTLALAVIHLLAVLALTFGFWTKRSIFIAFVTLVSFHHRNGFIINSADSVLRIFLFFLLFTPCADAFSVDRWILRLRGLAPEVPLEKAPWALRLIQLQFCTIYIATVLFKLKGERWMDGTAVYVATRLDDFVRYELPLLNSMYFVKFLTWSTLLVELSMGTLVWIKEFRYWVLLGGVALHLGIEYTMSIPVFEWAMIVMMICMIDSRDLEAIIQKLKHKRDMALSSAHVTTT
- a CDS encoding S1 family serine peptidase, whose translation is MKVLNHLFVAGLIVAASVSAQADKVVGKIVGGTEAAINEFPYIVSLQSSSHFCGGSLIKKNWVLTAAHCVKGGSVKNVVIGLHDLKNTTNAEKIAPKRIIAHPQYNASATDYDFALIELSRDSSFTPIALNTTEIAISDSGAPIMSTVAGWGTTTEGSYSLPNLLQRVDVPLVSQAACNKSYPNKITDRMICAGYTEGGKDSCQGDSGGPLVAKADDGQTYLIGVVSWGRGCARAGYPGVYSKVNAGYDWIMANAQ